From Paenibacillus graminis, a single genomic window includes:
- a CDS encoding phosphate ABC transporter substrate-binding protein has product MKVFKKLTVSALTAVIAVTASFAGIAAAADSLKGKITVNGSTALLPLTLQAAKEFQKLHPKVKIAASGKGSVTGPQAVKKGIADIGACDWDASIDVPGFKAFDGQVANKVAVIPFATIVNKNVGVDNLTTEQLQGIYSGKITNWKEVGGSDANIVVVTRAFGSGTRVNYQAKALAGGDIVKKEKNYKETGSSGDMKTAVATTPNAIGYIDLVYVSGSDIKAVKFNGVAATTDNVINGSYKIWAYGYYMTKGQPTGATKEFIDYVQSKKFQNGSLKKLKFIPIAAMKG; this is encoded by the coding sequence ATGAAGGTTTTCAAAAAATTAACAGTTTCAGCATTGACCGCTGTCATCGCGGTAACCGCATCTTTTGCCGGAATCGCGGCCGCAGCCGACTCTCTAAAAGGTAAAATTACCGTTAACGGATCGACTGCACTGCTTCCGCTGACCCTGCAGGCCGCCAAGGAATTCCAGAAGCTTCACCCGAAAGTCAAAATCGCGGCTTCCGGTAAAGGCTCTGTAACCGGACCGCAAGCCGTGAAGAAGGGCATTGCCGACATCGGCGCATGCGACTGGGATGCCAGCATTGATGTTCCCGGCTTCAAAGCCTTTGACGGGCAGGTGGCCAACAAGGTAGCCGTTATTCCTTTTGCGACCATCGTCAACAAAAATGTAGGTGTAGACAACCTGACCACGGAGCAGCTGCAAGGTATTTACTCCGGTAAAATCACCAACTGGAAAGAAGTCGGCGGATCGGATGCCAACATTGTAGTGGTTACCCGCGCCTTCGGTTCCGGTACCCGTGTCAACTACCAGGCCAAGGCCCTGGCTGGCGGAGATATCGTGAAGAAAGAGAAGAATTACAAGGAAACCGGCTCAAGCGGTGACATGAAAACAGCCGTTGCTACAACCCCTAACGCGATCGGCTACATTGACCTTGTCTATGTAAGCGGCAGCGACATCAAAGCTGTAAAATTCAACGGTGTGGCAGCAACTACAGATAACGTCATCAACGGTTCGTACAAGATTTGGGCTTACGGCTACTACATGACCAAAGGCCAGCCGACTGGCGCAACCAAGGAATTCATTGATTATGTGCAGAGCAAAAAGTTCCAGAATGGTTCCTTGAAGAAGCTTAAATTCATTCCGATTGCTGCAATGAAGGGCTAA
- a CDS encoding TolB family protein translates to MRNSKWFSAALASAILVAGGAGSIAATSSSANAAAVNTAAVKESSTTWSVNGTPVALSTINSGGYKLYSLNQVAGELGAKLIISSSGFELNDSKGLHNVLIKTGAKGYQVDGAAQQFTVAPVIYKGKAYVELTKLVTALGGELQAEDQTILSFARPEGQFDTLHWNADGSIIANKSDSETAQLIKFNAYPGDYEVFSSNSSASDFAVSADQKWGAFTDETGQLKLINLASGAISSLGTDTSVKTDLVWSADGKTIYFIQGDKQEKIAQISVETGAVKAVLEDKVENKSELRLSSDAKSAVYIVNVTGVAKNDADSTEDSLTVDFSKAGEQIYKLDLVTKDAKPAALTTALDNKLYPEILANGSVVYLSADPDGNAANTLKSIGTDGTISNIALDVEATWAAGVASGLIVSGIAADGSTSVYSIDGSGGKTVLFHTTEDVSEAAVSKDGSKLAVISDGKVLAIQNGKALQLSKSTD, encoded by the coding sequence TTGAGAAACAGTAAATGGTTCAGCGCGGCTTTGGCCTCGGCAATTCTCGTTGCAGGAGGAGCGGGAAGCATTGCGGCAACAAGCAGCAGCGCTAATGCCGCTGCCGTAAATACCGCAGCAGTCAAGGAAAGCAGCACTACCTGGTCTGTAAACGGAACGCCGGTTGCACTCAGTACCATTAACAGCGGCGGGTACAAGCTGTATTCGCTAAATCAGGTGGCCGGTGAGCTTGGAGCCAAGCTGATCATAAGCAGCAGCGGTTTTGAACTGAACGACAGCAAAGGACTACATAATGTACTCATTAAGACAGGGGCGAAAGGATATCAAGTGGATGGTGCGGCTCAGCAATTCACCGTTGCTCCTGTAATTTATAAGGGCAAGGCCTACGTAGAGCTGACTAAGCTGGTTACTGCCCTTGGCGGGGAACTCCAGGCTGAAGACCAGACCATTCTGAGCTTTGCCCGTCCGGAAGGCCAGTTCGATACCCTTCATTGGAATGCAGACGGAAGCATCATTGCGAACAAAAGCGATTCCGAAACCGCCCAGCTCATCAAATTCAACGCTTACCCTGGCGATTATGAAGTTTTCTCTTCCAATAGCAGCGCATCGGATTTCGCGGTTTCTGCCGATCAGAAATGGGGCGCGTTCACTGATGAGACAGGCCAGCTCAAGCTGATCAATCTCGCCAGTGGAGCCATCTCCTCCCTCGGTACAGACACCAGCGTAAAAACGGATCTGGTCTGGTCGGCGGACGGCAAGACGATCTACTTCATCCAGGGGGACAAGCAGGAGAAGATTGCTCAGATCTCTGTAGAAACCGGAGCCGTCAAAGCTGTGCTTGAAGACAAAGTAGAGAACAAATCGGAACTGCGCCTGTCTTCCGATGCCAAAAGTGCAGTCTACATTGTGAATGTAACGGGCGTGGCTAAAAATGATGCCGACAGCACCGAAGATTCGCTTACCGTAGACTTCAGCAAAGCCGGAGAGCAGATCTATAAGCTGGATCTTGTTACCAAAGATGCGAAGCCTGCAGCCCTGACCACAGCCCTGGACAACAAGCTGTATCCGGAAATTCTGGCAAATGGCAGCGTGGTGTACCTGAGTGCTGATCCGGACGGCAATGCAGCCAATACGCTGAAATCCATCGGGACTGACGGCACCATCAGCAACATCGCACTTGATGTTGAAGCTACATGGGCTGCTGGCGTAGCCTCAGGCTTGATCGTTTCGGGTATCGCGGCCGACGGCAGCACATCTGTCTATTCCATCGACGGCAGCGGCGGCAAAACCGTGCTGTTCCATACCACCGAAGATGTTTCGGAAGCAGCGGTATCGAAAGACGGCAGCAAGCTCGCAGTTATCAGCGACGGCAAGGTGCTTGCAATCCAGAACGGCAAAGCCCTCCAGCTCTCCAAATCAACCGACTGA